Proteins found in one Siniperca chuatsi isolate FFG_IHB_CAS linkage group LG22, ASM2008510v1, whole genome shotgun sequence genomic segment:
- the arhgef40 gene encoding rho guanine nucleotide exchange factor 40 has product MGSEAMEDCVQGALSSLYPPFESTAPPLLSQVFSVLESTYQHDSLRYLLDYFVPAKHLLHKLQQHACSQYLGCLFLHSGWPLCLGEKVVVQLSTLDWRLLRSNDFYLQVVPFSTRCPRLALKCLAPGGRTVQEILVPESQHPLVFSTEWLHSVNKERGHKREVGGGLDTCLVSTCDGVVRLPWKEVVYPKFIHDPSEELGLMSNQEGPISNRLPSEGGSSLGGWGGSSSGELDSWSWDEEEDDGLPPDGVDSEPALPRRRRSEDGLGRTARHPQLDGDYVELLEPRVGPDGGVDTRQRYLEMHGICKTKTLPLCRRGKAIKLRKGKAWGYGRLEGSGSFRGVLGAKRDVVNPKGDILPPRPPPVTEPGRGRRFYSSSVHDSDEGDKTNRDTEGLESHRLYFDGPFKERRPGVGKERDSNGLTQPCRDEHGGKDSESGDSLVTNEIHDMMNHKVGHGIEGHSDHGSHSDSVFEDTDKPLSGDSDATTPTSDAPERPFTGVLESGEITKSGSKIKSLSHPKVTEEIDEGKTEDRVCPRGKEVKTAGFRAPRRKRKGKGAKGRARSGGRVHQKGSKQQGKAAQPSPTICAALTKLPITEENQSEQREQADEPDGVPPSTNDETEDTRKSSAETEAKSVPVCNGQSGTSLFNHSNEEAGSGETCPDQLNGVASKEPPLLRELDTELLQSGKLKLTGTVDRLGRALVVTETDASEESFCEQEMARVLACYHRITRPAAKDKGLTVLMDSRRSPPSTRSLSALKLFQVLVPGGLGSVLVLVEEQQGSLSHNLEDAEIHTVRGTGVLQQYVDKQQLPKEMDGDFTHCHADWLVFRLSLESLTERCESALALLGEALQSMDTEPMPDNIKTVPLSIDKHRQLMVSVLADQRLTELQQRGGAWLAGLTNSASGLAQKSPDCRAALAVTSKLYDSVDDALHRLVRVSNQRGRDLEALGRLAGLVDKLEKCDKEIEQVQSQLEDYKDPPLSLSRLSLKQQKFKTFKETANELHSETLSVLSALEGWCELDWAGLSNVQIRLPPVREKLRDMSHCLSDCWTTLDNTQRLLSTLTEATQWCDAVSSTSSSPSSSSSTCPLASLPPIPPSRFQDARSLAIELGGGALLDLWTQTVERYQRTVAQVKPRFLQSDRAQNQGQGKPKTPSANSLWDLMGPEGEGDWGLGSGGCEGGLQSWGSLASLFRPQTCSTLKIGEEKGNKKDGVGGGSGGGAGGAGGGKFLQNLLNPAKKSPTDAPLPSKPPRKRHPSFDLQALLAPRRGTATPKPESPVGGPSRNSPMSWLGRRTLADPVITTSMAAAIPGWGGGGGVLIRGVEVSSKEVVDHTGSPRQHVLLGRTERETGTDRAGSTAQSKLYLLWCRMLSSERQYVAVLKGVEETYLPLLELSDTPASIRGKADTLFPNWASLSTFHSQNLLPAMEGALVQSLLQQDCFSKYRDQFLQYSHYIRTKLELDSPLVTQAADFFKSKLPPASPLSPLSFPHCLQAPTHRLEQYCEALEELGGINPASDSALSILRHAQRHGEDLRASDLIVGCPIPVAERGELVRQGELMVCGGARRKRAGVRNVFLYQHVVIFTKQKSPGPGRISYSYKHSIKTGEMGLTQSVGEEGVKFEVWVRQAPRTRDCITLQAKDREDRVTWTHDIAHLLWTHAINNTELCLKESLCMGISSKLLLDATGTPGSELDSIYSLNDRVHSSCSDSSSVGSQKEGGSPASGRDPRRSSGSTSYSQSQSPSTAV; this is encoded by the exons gGTTCGGAGGCAATGGAGGATTGTGTGCAGGGGGCGCTCTCATCACTTTATCCTCCTTTTGAGAGCACAGCACCACCCCTCCTCTCCCAG GTCTTTTCAGTCCTGGAGTCAACCTATCAACACGACAGTCTTCGCTACCTCCTGGACTACTTTGTTCCTGCCAAGCACCTCCTGCACAAACTCCAACAGCACGCCTGC TCTCAGTACCTGGGCTGCTTGTTCCTTCACTCTGGCTGGCCTCTGTGTCTAGGCGAGAAAGTGGTCGTACAGCTCTCCACCCTGGACTGGAGGCTCCTGCGCAGTAATGACTTCTATCTGCAGGTAGTGCCTTTCTCTACGCGCTGCCCCCGGCTGGCCCTAAAATGTCTGGCCCCTGGGGGGCGCACCGTTCAGGAAATCTTGGTACCTGAGTCACAGCACCCCCTTGTGTTCAGCACTGAGTGGTTGCACAGCGTCAACAAAGAACGGGGCCACAAGAGAGAAG TTGGAGGAGGACTTGATACCTGCCTGGTCAGTACATGTGATGGTGTGGTTCGACTTCCATGGAAGGAGGTTGTCTACCCAAAATTCATCCACGACCCTTCGGAGGAGCTGGGCCTGATGTCGAACCAAGAGGGCCCCATATCCAACCGCCTGCCCAGTGAGGGGGGCAGTAGCCTTGGGGGATGGGGTGGCTCATCCTCTGGAGAACTTGACTCCTGGTCCTgggatgaggaggaagatgatggtTTACCACCAGACGGCGTGGACTCTGAGCCTGCCCTTCCCCGGCGAAGGCGTAGTGAAGATGGGCTCGGGAGAACAGCGAGGCATCCTCAGCTGGACGGGGACTATGTGGAACTGTTGGAGCCCAGAGTGGGTCCTGATGGAGGGGTTGACACAAGGCAGAGGTACCTGGAGATGCATGGAATTTGTAAGACCAAGACTTTGCCTCTGTGCAGGAGAGGTAAAGCTATCAAACTCCGGAAGGGGAAAGCTTGGGGCTATGGGAGACTGGAAGGGTCAGGAAGCTTTCGTGGTGTCCTTGGTGCCAAAAGAGACGTAGTAAACCCAAAAGGTGACATTTTACCACCTCGACCTCCACCAGTCACTGAACCTGGCAGAGGGAGACGGTTTTACTCCTCTTCTGTCCACGACTCTGATGAAggagataaaacaaacagagacactgagggCCTGGAAAGCCACCGGCTTTATTTTGATGGCCCGTTCAAAGAGAGGAGGCCTGGCGTGGGCAAGGAGAGAGATAGCAATGGCCTCACACAGCCGTGCAGAGACGAGCACGGAGGTAAAGACTCAGAGAGTGGGGACAGTTTGGTCACAAATGAAATCCATGACATGATGAACCACAAGGTCGGGCATGGTATAGAGGGCCACTCAGATCATGGATCTCATTCAGACTCTGTTTTCGAGGATACAGATAAACCACTGAGCGGAGACAGTGATGCCACCACCCCAACATCAGACGCACCAGAGAGACCATTCACTGGAGTCTTAGAAAGTGGAGAGATTACCAAAAGTGGATCTAAAATAAAGAGTTTGTCTCACCCAAAGGTGACAGAAGAAATAGATGAAGgaaagacagaggacagagtGTGTCCCAGAGGAAAGGAAGTTAAAACTGCAGGATTCAGAGCGCCAAG GAGGAAAAGGAAGGGAAAGGGGGCCAAAGGGAGGGCTAGGTCTGGTGGTCGTGTACATCAAAAGGGATCAAAACAGCAGGGTAAAGCTGCTCAACCAAGTCCCACCATCTGCGCTGCTTTGACAAAGCTGCCAATCACAGAGGAGAACCAGTCAGAGCAAAGAGAACAGGCAGACGAACCTGATGGAGTGCCACCTTCAACTAATGACGAAACAGAGGACACAAGGAAAAGCAGTGCAG AGACAGAAGCCAAATCTGTGCCTGTCTGCAATGGACAATCAGGCACATCCTTATTTAACCACTCTAATGAGGAGGCAGGGTCAGGAGAGACATGTCCTGACCAGCTAAATGGTGTTGCATCCAAAGAGCCTCCCCTGCTGAGGGAATTGGACACAGAGCTTCTCCAGTCAGGAAAGCTAAAGTTGACAG GTACAGTAGACAGGTTGGGACGTGCTCTTGTTGTCACAGAGACAGATGCATCAGAGGAGAGTTTCTGTGAGCAGGAGATGGCCCGGGTACTGGCCTGCTACCACAGAATCACTCG GCCTGCAGCCAAAGACAAAGGTCTCACAGTGTTAATGGACAGCAGACGCTCTCCACCCTCCACTCGCAGCCTCTCTGCACTTAAATTGTTCCag GTGTTGGTTCCTGGCGGTCTTGGATCTGTTCTGGTTTTGGTGGAAGAGCAGCAGGGGTCCCTTTCGCACAACCTGGAAGATGCAGAG ATCCACACAGTGCGAGGAACAGGGGTCCTTCAGCAATATGTAGACAAGCAACAGCTGCCCAAAGAGATGGACGGAGACTTCACCCACTGTCACGCAGACTGGCTGGTCTTCAGACTA AGTCTGGAGAGTCTGACAGAGCGTTGTGAGAGCGCCCTCGCACTCCTAGGAGAAGCACTGCAGTCTATGGACACTGAGCCAATGCCGGACAACATCAAG ACGGTTCCCCTGAGCATcgacaaacacagacagctcaTGGTGAGCGTCCTGGCTGACCAACGTTTAACTGAACTACAGCAAAGGGGCGGAGCTTGGCTTGCAGGACTGACCAATAGCGCTTCTGGACTGGCACAGAAGTCACCAGACTGCAG GGCTGCTCTTGCTGTGACCTCTAAACTCTATGACAGTGTCGATGACGCCCTCCATCGGCTGGTCCGAGTGTCCAACCAGAGAGGTCGCGACCTGGAAGCTCTGGGACGACTAGCGGGGCTGGTGGACAAACTGGAAAAG TGTGATAAGGAGATTGAGCAGGTCCAGTCACAGTTGGAAGACTACAAGGACCCTCCTCTGTCCCTCAGCAGACTCTCGCTCAAACAGCAGAAATTCAAGACATTCAAAGAAACAGCCAAT GAACTGCACAGTGAGACTCTGTCAGTGCTCAGTGCTTTGGAGGGCTGGTGCGAGCTGGACTGGGCAGGCCTGAGCAATGTCCAGATCCGACTTCCACCAGTCAGGGAGAAGCTGAGAGACATGTcccactgtctgtctgactgctgGACCACCCTGGATAACACACAGAGGCTGCTGTCCACATTGACCGAG GCCACCCAGTGGTGCGATGCagtctcctccacctcctcctccccttcgtCCTCTTCTTCCACCTGCCCTcttgcctccctccctccgatCCCCCCATCCCGTTTCCAGGATGCTCGTTCCTTAGCCATAGAGCTGGGCGGCGGGGCGCTCCTGGATCTCTGGACCCAGACAGTAGAGCGCTACCAGCGGACTGTTGCGCAGGTTAAACCCCGGTTCCTCCAGTCTGACAGGGCCCAGAATCAGGGCCAGGGGAAACCAAAGACGCCTTCCGCCAACAGCCTGTGGGACTTGATGGGTCCTGAGGGAGAGGGTGACTGGGGACTGGGATCTGGAGGATGTGAGGGGGGGCTGCAGTCCTGGGGATCACTGGCATCACTGTTCAGACCACAGACCTGCTCCACACTGAAGAtaggagaggagaaagggaaTAAGAAAGACGGAGTGgggggaggaagtggaggaggagcaggtggagctggaggaggaaagTTCCTGCAGAACCTTCTGAATCCTGCAAAGAAGAGT CCCACAGATGCCCCGCTCCCTTCTAAGCCCCCCAGGAAGCGCCACCCAAGCTTTGACCTCCAGGCTCTTCTGGCTCCCCGCAGAGGCACGGCCACCCCCAAACCCGAGTCCCCGGTGGGTGGGCCGAGCCGTAATTCCCCCATGTCCTGGCTGGGGCGACGGACGTTAGCTGACCCAGTAATTaccactagcatggctgcagcCATCCCTGgatggggtggaggaggaggggtgttAATTCGAGGGGTGGAGGTCAGCAGCAAAGAGGTGGTGGACCACACGGGGTCACCACGGCAACACGTGCTGCTCGGGAGGACTGAGAGGGAGACGGGGACAGATAGGGCCGGTTCAACTGCAcaaag TAAGCTGTACCTGCTCTGGTGTAGGATGCTGAGTTCAGAGAGGCAGTATGTGGCTGTCCTGAAGGGGGTAGAAGAGACATACCTCCCCTTACTTGAGCTCTCAGACACCCCGGCCTCCATCAGGGGGAAGGCAGACACCCTCTTCCCCAACTGGGCCAGCCTCAGCACCTTCCACTCGCAGAACCTACTCCCTGCCATGGAGGGCGCTCTTGTGCAGAGCTTGTTGCAACAGGACTGCTTCAGCAAATAT cgggaCCAGTTTCTGCAGTATTCCCACTACATCAGGACTAAACTAGAACTGGACTCTCCACTGGTCACACAGGCTGCCGACTTCTTTAAG TCCAAACTCCCCCCagcctcccccctctcccctctgtcCTTCCCTCACTGTCTTCAGGCTCCCACTCACAGACTGGAGCAGTACTGCGAGGCCCTGGAGGAGCTGGGAGGGATAAACCCCGCCTCTGACTCCGCCCTCTCCATCCTGAGACACGCCCAGCGGCACGGCGAGGACCTCAGGGCCAGTGACCTCATCGTCGGATGTCCG ATCCCCGTGGCGGAGCGTGGCGAGCTGGTGCGGCAGGGCGAGCTGATGGTGTGTGGTGGAGCTCGGAGGAAGCGTGCGGGAGTGAGAAACGTGTTCCTCTACCAGCACGTCGTCATCTTCACCAAACAGAAGAGCCCCGGCCCGGGACGCATCTCCTATAGCTACAAACACAGCATCAAG ACAGGTGAGATGGGTCTGACTCAGAGCGTGGGTGAGGAAGGAGTGAAGTTTGAAGTTTGGGTCCGACAGGCTCCTCGAACCAGAGACTGCATCACGCTGCAAGCGAAGGACAGGGAAGACAGGGTGACCTGGACTCATGATATTGCCCATCTGCTGTGGACACACGCCATCAACAACACAG aGTTGTGTCTGAAGGAGTCACTCTGCATGGGAATTTCCAGTAAGCTGCTACTGGACGCGACAGGAACTCCAGGCTCAGAGCTGGACTCCATCTACAGTCTTAATGACAGAG tccacagTAGCTGCTCAGACTCCTCCTCTGTCGGCAGTCAGAAGGAGGGGGGATCCCCAGCGTCTGGGAGGGACCCCAGGAGAAGCTCCGGATCAACAAGTTACTCACAG agtcAGTCTCCATCTACAGCTGTGTAA